CCTTCGTCGAGCAGGGCGCAGAACTGCCTGTAGAACTGCTGGGCCACATTGCGCGAGGCCTTGAGATAGGCGGGACTGAAGGCCTGCGGCTCGCGGTAGGGGAAAAAGCCCGCCGGATAGTGCGCAATGGTGGCGGCGATCAGCCGCTGCAGGCCGTCGATGGCTTTTTCATGCGCGGGGCGCGGGTCGTCGGCCGCAAAGTCCAGCACCGTAAAGCAGGCCTCGGTCGGAGCCCAGCACAGGGTCTCGAAGATTTCCTGCTTGTTGCGGAAGTAGTAGTAGACGAAAGGCTTGGTCACGCCCAGCGCCTGCACGATCTGCTCGATGGTGGTGTTGGCATAGCCATAGCGATCGAACAAGGCTTCGGCGGCCTTGAGAATGCGCTCGCGCTTCTCGTCGGAGCCGGCCGTGGGCA
This window of the Comamonas testosteroni genome carries:
- a CDS encoding TetR/AcrR family transcriptional regulator; its protein translation is MSAPSRKTVRKPAAPVAPRGRQRLPTAGSDEKRERILKAAEALFDRYGYANTTIEQIVQALGVTKPFVYYYFRNKQEIFETLCWAPTEACFTVLDFAADDPRPAHEKAIDGLQRLIAATIAHYPAGFFPYREPQAFSPAYLKASRNVAQQFYRQFCALLDEGRASGHFDFRDTRITAQAACSLPGFLYNWYQPGGKLGPAEMVVELTDLASRVLGLRNPAPAPAPVPAPRKRASRTASPPQPQPQDPSPPRRRKSASSTSHSAS